Genomic window (Bacillus pumilus):
CGGATCTGTTCTTCTACCGTATCAACATATTTCGGAAGGTTATGAAACAGACTCATCGTTTGCGCTTGCAAAAAAGGAATAATAGACACAATGGTCACGGTAATGATGCCAATAATGACAATATATAAAAGCAAAATCGAAAAAATCCGTTTGACTCTAAACCTCTCTAACAAGTTAACAATCGGATTTAATAAATAATATACGACTCCCGTTAAAATAATCGGTAAGGCGATGGTTTTGACGAGTACAATGAGCGGTGTGAAAATAAAGGATGTTTTCATGAAAACAAGGATATTCAATCCGATTAATAGCAGGACGAGTAAAAAGAGAACAAACTTGTTATCAAGAAAAAATTTTCTAAATCGACTGCTCCACATTTGCATAGAATTCATATCGTTCCTCCAAACTCGGCTATTTTATAAATAAATTGTACACTACCTGATCATGATATAGTGGTCATTGTTTCAGCTTTTTTTCCCATTTCGCAATGGACATCACCCATACAATCATAATCGGCTGTCCAATCAGCCTTATCCATAGTAAGGCTTGATCTGTGCTTTCTTGCCCTGGAAATGGAATTCCCTCTCGTGCAGCAAATAGATTTGCAGGGAAAATGAGTACAAGATAGACAGCAATGGTTTTTGCTGCTGTCACTCTGACACTTGGCAGAAGCAGCAGAACCGCCAGCAGCCATTCAAGGCATGCAGTCGCATAGACCATTACATATGGAAATGGCCAGCCTGGCATCATCCGGGCAAAACCGCCTGGCTCTATCACATGAAAAATGCCGGCTGATATGAATAAAAGCGCAAAGACGTATGTACTTCCTATATGCAGGACACGCTTCATGTTCGTTTCCTCCTCTCCCTTCTATTTGAGTATTACCCGAATGAAGGAAGAAACTACCCACTTTTCGTACATTTATATCCTTTATGTAAGACGCATCAGCCTGTATAAAGGTTTCATCCGCTCTTCAATAAAAAGAATATTCTTTCATACAAACGCTTTCAAAGCATGTATAATCAGAGAAAAGCAGAAGGAGGGAATGACATGGTTCGATTTGCTGTCATCGGAACGAACTGGATTACAGATCGATTCTTACAGGCCGGTGAAGGAATGGCTGATTTTACATGTACAGCCGTCTATTCACGGTCCGCTGAAAAAGGCCAGGCCTTTGCCGACAAATACGGCATTGATACGGTTTTTACGAATTTACAACAAATGGCGGAAAGTGATGCGTTTGATGCAGTGTATATTGCGAGTCCAAATGCTCTTCATAAGGAGCAGGCTATGTTGATGATGGAGCATCAAAAGCACGTTTTATGCGAAAAACCATTCGCCTCTCACCGAAAAGAAGTGGAAGAGATGATTGCTGCAGCGAAGAAACATCAAGTTTGTTTGATGGAAGCGATGAAAACGACATTTCTGCCAAACTTTCTTCAAATCAAGCAGCATCTTAATCAGCTCGGGCCCATCCGGCAAGTGGTCGCTCATTACTGTAAATATTCCTCAAGATATGATGCTTATCGAAATGGCGAGCTGCCAAATGCTTTTAAGCCTGAATTATCGAATGGTTCTTTAATGGATATCGGTGTGTACCTTGTCTACCCTGCCATCTATTTATTTGGTCTGCCGAATCAAATCACCGCAAGAGGATATAAGCTTTCTTCTGGTGTGGATGGGAGCGGTACAGTCCTTTTACAGTATGAAGGGCATCAAGCACTTCTTTTTCATTCTAAAATTTCAACGTCTCATTTATCTGCGGAAATTCAAGGAGAGGATGCGACGATGGTGATTGATCAATTCCACCGTCCTTCACGTATCACGATCCATGATCGTCACGGACACAAAACCGACCTCTCTCTCAAAGATGATCAGCCAGCCATGTATTATGAAATTAGTCACTTTATTGAATGTATTCAGCAAGGATTGGGACAGTCTCCAGTCAATACGTT
Coding sequences:
- a CDS encoding DoxX family protein, with product MKRVLHIGSTYVFALLFISAGIFHVIEPGGFARMMPGWPFPYVMVYATACLEWLLAVLLLLPSVRVTAAKTIAVYLVLIFPANLFAAREGIPFPGQESTDQALLWIRLIGQPIMIVWVMSIAKWEKKLKQ
- a CDS encoding Gfo/Idh/MocA family protein; the protein is MVRFAVIGTNWITDRFLQAGEGMADFTCTAVYSRSAEKGQAFADKYGIDTVFTNLQQMAESDAFDAVYIASPNALHKEQAMLMMEHQKHVLCEKPFASHRKEVEEMIAAAKKHQVCLMEAMKTTFLPNFLQIKQHLNQLGPIRQVVAHYCKYSSRYDAYRNGELPNAFKPELSNGSLMDIGVYLVYPAIYLFGLPNQITARGYKLSSGVDGSGTVLLQYEGHQALLFHSKISTSHLSAEIQGEDATMVIDQFHRPSRITIHDRHGHKTDLSLKDDQPAMYYEISHFIECIQQGLGQSPVNTFALSVQAMSVMDEARRQMGVLYPADRQYEWGMT